The sequence gaggaggcggaggaggagatagaggcggcggcggcggccaccGAGGAAGAGGCCGAGGAGGAGGCGGCGCCGGGCGGGAGGCGCGCCGGGCTCTTCTCCTCCCTGCCGCCGCCCAAGGGCAGCCCCGGCCCGACCTGGCTCCCCGCCGGCCCCGCGCCCTCCCCGCCGGCCCCACCGCCGCCCGCCCAGGCCGCCCTCGCCCCCGCCGCCGCGCCCGTCCCGCCGCCGGCCAAGCCCAAGAAGAGGACGCAGCCCGTCCGCATCGCCGCGCCGCTGCTGCGCTCCCCCGACGTGAGTCGCTCCGGCCCGCCAGCGCCGCCCGTGGGCCCCGTCCTCCAGGCCCGCACGAGTCAGGCCGGCCGTGCTGAGGAGCGGCGGCGGAGGCCCCGTTCCGGGCAGGGCTGCGGGCGGGCGAGCGGGCGGGGAGGGCCGGTGCGGGCCCTGATGCGGCCCGGCAAGCCCGTCCGGCGGTTCAGCCCCTGGCCGGgctggctctgctgctgccccCGGCCTCCCCGCGCCCtgccgggccgccgccgccgccgccctgactttctctcccccccccaccctttgctCTTCCTCTCGCAGTCAGActccgaggaggaggaggaggaggatgagcCCGCGAAGAAGCAGCCGCCCTTCCAGGTGAGGCCTCGCGGGCGGACgccgaccccgaccccgacccgGTGTGGAAGAGGCGAGAGAGCGGATCCCTcggcccactctcctggctgctGATGCGACCTCCTGGCTGCCCCCACTGGGCCTGGATAGTATTTTACGTTCATGTTTTACGGGAGCCCGCTTCCATTCACTAAATAAGTGCCCCCCCAAGAAAAaaacaggctccccccccccaagatagcCCGAAGCTCCTTCCTAATTTTAATTTTATGCTGCAAGTTCAGGCCAGAGAGTGAAATTAAGATGAGCTGCAGGCACTGGTGAGCGGCAGCATGGAGCCAGCTGTGAAGCTGCCGGTTCTCGGTGGGCTTAGAGTAGGGTGAGGAGACCAGCCTCACCATGTCCTTTTGTCTTTCAGGGCCACAGCGAGGGATCCGGCTTGTCTGCTTTGCTTCCTCAGCCCAAAAACTTGACGGTGAAAGAGACAAACAGGCAGCTTTTGCTTTACGTTTTCTCTAAGAAAGTGTCGGAGAACTCCCAGCAGGAGCCCAATCCGGCCAAAGTCCCAGCATCGCCCTCCAAGCCAAAGGTGCCCCTGAAGGCAGCCTCTGCCGTGACAACGACAACTCCTTCCCCATCCGCTATCAAGGCAGCTGCCAAGAGCGCCGCTCTCCAGGTTACCAAGCAGATCACCCAGGAGGAGAATGACAGCGATGACGAGGTGGCTCCAGAGAACTACTTCTCCTTGTCGGAGCCCGCCATCCTCAGCCCTCAGCCCTACACTTACTCAGGGGGCATCTTGCCAGATGATCTGCCCCCTGGGACAGAGCCGTGCCCGGAGCCAGAGGGCCAGGATGCTGCCGCCAATGCCCCCCTGGAATTTAAGACTGCGCCAGGAGCAAGCTCTCAAGTTGCCCATGGATGGGCACCAAAGCCTGGGGAAGACTATGGCAGCCAGCCATATAGCCAGTATCCTGGCATCACCAATGCTTACTaccaggtgagagagagagagagagagcctccaGGCAGCCTTGCAGCGTT is a genomic window of Eublepharis macularius isolate TG4126 chromosome 1, MPM_Emac_v1.0, whole genome shotgun sequence containing:
- the PRCC gene encoding proline-rich protein PRCC encodes the protein MSLVAYASSEEEEAEEEIEAAAAATEEEAEEEAAPGGRRAGLFSSLPPPKGSPGPTWLPAGPAPSPPAPPPPAQAALAPAAAPVPPPAKPKKRTQPVRIAAPLLRSPDSDSEEEEEEDEPAKKQPPFQGHSEGSGLSALLPQPKNLTVKETNRQLLLYVFSKKVSENSQQEPNPAKVPASPSKPKVPLKAASAVTTTTPSPSAIKAAAKSAALQVTKQITQEENDSDDEVAPENYFSLSEPAILSPQPYTYSGGILPDDLPPGTEPCPEPEGQDAAANAPLEFKTAPGASSQVAHGWAPKPGEDYGSQPYSQYPGITNAYYQDYYSSGYYQESDPAMEPPQEISDVSSFMDDEAFKRLQGKRNRGREEINFVEIKGDDQLSGAQQWLTKSLTEEQNMKSFSKKKGEQPTGQQRRKHQITYLIHQAKERELELKNTWAENKLSRRQTQAKYGF